From one Parabacteroides sp. FAFU027 genomic stretch:
- the trxB gene encoding thioredoxin-disulfide reductase, which produces MSEKVKCLIIGSGPAGFTAAIYAGRANLSPVLYEGIQPGGQLTTTTEIENFPGYPSGTTGVEMMEDLKKQSERFGADVRGGIATAVDFSAAPYKVTIDGEKVIETETVIISTGASAKYLGLADEQKYAGMGVSACATCDGFFYRKKTVAVVGGGDTACEEAIYLANLASKVYLIVRKPFLRASKIMQERVMTNPKIEVLFEHETEGLFGDNGVEGAHLVKRRGQADEEKVDIAIDGFFLAIGHKPNTDIFKPYLKLDEVGYIITENGTSKTNVPGVFAAGDVADPVYRQAITAAGSGCKAAIDAERYLSELGH; this is translated from the coding sequence ATGAGCGAAAAAGTGAAATGCCTGATCATTGGATCAGGACCAGCCGGATTTACGGCGGCTATCTATGCCGGAAGAGCTAACCTCTCTCCGGTTTTGTATGAAGGAATTCAACCGGGTGGTCAGCTTACCACCACTACCGAAATCGAGAACTTTCCCGGCTATCCGAGTGGTACGACCGGAGTAGAAATGATGGAGGACCTAAAGAAACAGTCAGAACGTTTCGGCGCAGATGTTCGTGGGGGAATTGCAACTGCGGTTGATTTTTCAGCAGCTCCCTATAAAGTGACCATTGATGGTGAAAAAGTGATTGAGACCGAAACTGTGATTATTTCGACCGGAGCCAGTGCAAAATACCTGGGACTGGCCGATGAGCAAAAATATGCCGGAATGGGCGTTTCAGCCTGTGCTACCTGTGACGGATTCTTCTACCGCAAGAAAACGGTTGCCGTTGTCGGCGGTGGAGATACCGCTTGTGAAGAGGCTATTTACCTGGCCAATCTTGCTAGCAAGGTTTATCTGATTGTGCGCAAACCATTCCTTCGTGCTTCTAAGATTATGCAGGAGCGGGTGATGACCAATCCGAAGATTGAAGTGCTCTTCGAACATGAAACAGAGGGTCTGTTTGGTGATAATGGCGTTGAAGGTGCTCACCTGGTAAAACGTCGCGGGCAGGCCGATGAAGAGAAAGTGGATATCGCAATCGACGGTTTCTTCCTGGCCATCGGTCATAAACCCAATACCGATATTTTCAAACCATACCTGAAACTGGATGAGGTAGGCTATATCATTACTGAGAATGGTACTTCCAAAACAAATGTTCCTGGAGTATTTGCAGCCGGTGATGTGGCTGACCCTGTTTACCGTCAGGCGATTACTGCCGCAGGTTCAGGCTGTAAAGCAGCTATCGATGCAGAGCGTTATTTAAGCGAACTGGGGCATTGA
- a CDS encoding MBL fold metallo-hydrolase encodes MTKVIFLGTGTSTGVPEVGCGCEVCTSENRKDKRLRTSILVIHEGKHILIDCGPDFRYQMLRSGNKRIDGVVITHEHYDHTAGLDDLRPFCKEHPVRVYAEPDVTQKLRTRMPYCFREVHLPGTPNLQLCDIDLVPFEVEGVTVTPVRLLHGKLPIMGFRIGDVAFLTDLSEIPESEYDKLKDVEVLIIVALRKKKHIAHQNLEEALAQIARIQPKRSFLIHSSHHLGLHDDIVKELPENVFLSYDGLEIEI; translated from the coding sequence ATGACTAAGGTAATTTTCTTAGGCACCGGGACTTCGACCGGAGTACCAGAGGTGGGTTGTGGGTGTGAAGTCTGTACCTCGGAAAACAGGAAAGATAAGCGCTTACGAACCTCCATACTGGTTATACACGAAGGGAAGCATATTCTTATCGATTGTGGACCTGACTTTCGCTATCAGATGCTGCGTTCGGGGAATAAACGCATCGATGGTGTAGTGATCACCCATGAGCATTACGACCATACAGCCGGACTTGATGATCTTCGTCCTTTTTGTAAAGAGCATCCCGTGCGTGTATATGCCGAACCGGATGTTACACAGAAGCTTCGTACCCGAATGCCCTATTGCTTCAGAGAGGTTCATTTACCGGGTACACCTAATTTGCAGCTTTGCGATATTGACCTTGTGCCTTTTGAAGTGGAAGGAGTTACGGTGACCCCTGTTCGCTTGTTGCATGGCAAATTGCCGATTATGGGGTTCCGTATTGGAGATGTAGCCTTTCTGACAGATTTGAGTGAAATACCGGAGAGTGAATACGATAAGTTGAAAGATGTGGAGGTGTTGATTATTGTCGCTTTGCGAAAGAAGAAGCACATCGCCCATCAGAATCTGGAAGAGGCGTTGGCGCAGATAGCGCGGATACAACCGAAGCGATCTTTCCTGATTCACTCAAGCCACCATTTAGGTCTTCATGACGATATTGTAAAGGAGTTACCTGAAAATGTATTCCTTTCATACGATGGACTGGAAATAGAGATATAA
- a CDS encoding glycosyltransferase, protein MSKKIIKVVVTNDLHTDQRVHKVCFSLLKHGFEPQLTGIFRPFSQPIKRTYHTERFEMRFQKTALFYAEYNIKLFFKLLFGKFDIILSNDTDTLPAAFLAARLKKKPIVFDAHELFTEVPELVHRPVIKRVWKSFEDVILPKIKYAYTVCQPIADIYNKRYGLKMGVVRNAPLTRNSAVKTPKRFTFEGKKMLLYQGAVNVGRGLEWVIDAMPYLDNVVFCIAGDGDITQEITDRILRLGLQDKVLMMGKIPFEELYNYTISADLGISLLENRGLNYYYSLPNRIFDFVQAQVPVLATDFPEIRNVVEAYQIGTLIDHYEPQYLAGVIQNMLSEWENKPDKKAIFEKAQADLCWEKDEETLIGIFNSIQ, encoded by the coding sequence ATGTCAAAAAAGATAATTAAAGTAGTTGTCACTAACGATCTCCATACCGACCAACGGGTTCACAAAGTATGCTTTTCTCTCCTGAAACATGGTTTCGAACCGCAACTAACCGGTATTTTCCGCCCCTTTAGCCAACCGATTAAACGAACTTATCATACTGAGCGTTTTGAAATGCGATTTCAAAAAACCGCTTTGTTTTATGCAGAATACAATATCAAACTATTCTTCAAGCTTTTGTTTGGGAAGTTTGATATCATCCTGTCAAATGATACTGACACATTACCCGCAGCTTTCCTGGCAGCCCGACTCAAAAAAAAGCCTATTGTTTTTGATGCCCACGAGCTGTTCACTGAAGTGCCCGAATTGGTGCATCGCCCTGTAATCAAACGTGTCTGGAAATCGTTTGAAGACGTCATTCTGCCTAAAATAAAATATGCCTATACCGTATGTCAACCTATCGCTGACATTTACAATAAACGTTACGGACTTAAAATGGGGGTTGTGCGTAATGCACCCCTAACCCGAAATTCCGCAGTTAAAACACCTAAACGGTTTACTTTTGAAGGGAAAAAAATGCTGCTCTACCAGGGAGCAGTAAATGTGGGGAGAGGATTGGAATGGGTCATTGATGCAATGCCTTATCTGGATAATGTCGTTTTCTGCATCGCCGGGGACGGTGATATTACGCAGGAAATTACCGACCGCATCCTTCGCCTGGGGCTTCAGGACAAGGTACTCATGATGGGCAAAATACCGTTTGAAGAGTTATACAATTACACCATTTCAGCCGATTTGGGTATCAGCCTGCTTGAAAACAGAGGATTGAACTATTACTATTCTTTACCCAACCGTATTTTCGATTTTGTACAGGCACAAGTACCGGTGCTTGCCACTGATTTTCCGGAAATCCGGAATGTGGTAGAGGCTTATCAGATAGGCACATTAATTGACCATTATGAACCGCAATATCTGGCCGGAGTGATTCAGAACATGCTTTCTGAATGGGAAAATAAACCGGATAAAAAGGCTATTTTCGAAAAGGCTCAAGCCGATTTATGCTGGGAAAAAGACGAAGAAACGCTGATTGGAATCTTCAATTCAATCCAATAA
- a CDS encoding glycosyltransferase, with amino-acid sequence MQKDKHIHIVSFDNPYPPDYGGAIDVLFKLKAFQEAGIDVTLHIFEYKRCNRGELEKYCTKVNYYHRPTSLWYQFSALPFIVNTRKSKSLLDNLLRDNDPILFEGLHTTLFLNHPALAKRTKIVRTHNIEHEYYTLLAHREKNWLKKIYFRIEAFKLKRYEPNLAFASGIAAISQTDCEYFRILNSNTRCVGAFHPFSGIDCQKGTGEYILYHGNLEVAENQEAAAYILNNLTAEMELPLIIAGKNPPDKLLQQCQRFSNVKIIGNPSDKEMAGLITNAQIHLLPTFQPTGVKLKLLYALFSGRHVLVTPEMVIGSDLQNICVVCHSPVEFKQQIRRLYKQPFDEQMLSNRQSALTEHYNNQQNIAKLQDLLFS; translated from the coding sequence ATGCAAAAGGACAAGCACATACATATCGTCTCGTTTGATAACCCCTACCCACCGGATTACGGAGGCGCTATTGATGTGCTCTTTAAGCTGAAGGCTTTCCAGGAGGCGGGAATTGATGTTACGCTGCATATTTTCGAATACAAAAGATGCAACCGGGGAGAACTGGAGAAATATTGCACAAAGGTAAATTACTACCACAGGCCGACCAGTCTATGGTACCAGTTTTCCGCTTTACCGTTTATTGTAAATACCCGTAAAAGCAAATCTCTTTTAGATAATCTACTAAGGGATAATGATCCGATTCTTTTTGAAGGGCTTCACACGACACTTTTCCTGAATCATCCGGCATTGGCCAAACGTACTAAAATCGTACGGACACACAATATCGAGCACGAATATTACACCCTGCTAGCTCATAGAGAAAAGAATTGGCTCAAGAAAATCTATTTCAGAATAGAAGCGTTCAAACTGAAACGCTACGAACCCAACCTTGCCTTTGCCTCCGGTATCGCGGCAATCTCCCAGACCGACTGCGAATATTTCCGGATATTAAACTCAAACACCCGATGTGTAGGGGCTTTTCATCCATTTTCCGGAATAGATTGTCAAAAAGGGACAGGTGAATACATATTGTATCATGGTAATCTGGAAGTGGCGGAGAATCAGGAAGCGGCAGCATACATCCTTAATAATCTGACGGCTGAAATGGAGCTTCCCTTAATCATTGCGGGAAAAAATCCGCCGGATAAACTGCTTCAACAATGTCAGAGATTCAGCAATGTCAAAATAATCGGCAATCCGTCGGATAAAGAAATGGCCGGTTTGATTACCAATGCGCAGATTCACTTATTGCCTACTTTCCAACCCACCGGAGTGAAGTTGAAGCTGCTATATGCCCTTTTCTCCGGTCGGCATGTGTTGGTTACACCGGAAATGGTGATAGGTTCTGATTTGCAAAACATATGCGTTGTTTGCCATTCTCCGGTTGAGTTCAAACAACAGATTCGAAGGCTGTACAAACAACCATTTGATGAACAGATGTTATCTAACCGGCAAAGTGCATTGACGGAACATTATAACAATCAACAGAATATTGCTAAGTTACAGGATCTGTTATTCAGCTAA
- a CDS encoding FtsK/SpoIIIE family DNA translocase, which translates to MAKKKPEKKAVTAQVPPLVDKIKQLCNSEITHFVIGLLLFVFDVLLIVSFISFFYTGAADQSKLENKTLFELIKVKNGIENWAGSSGAFLSNFFLNRTFGVSSFFLVYFLALTSLNLMKAQQFRLFRHFAFSTVGLIWGSLFFGFFFVDTTDSSFLYLGGSHGFYMSELLQANVGWIGTCLIIVFTFLLALIVVNADTIPFLRKIFGLSFIPKRDKKEAPQEAAASESVFSQPVAEEKAAPASVVQPPAYIPKPDLQDEDEMAEPWISQGQVDDFVVEAPFQEETVLPQAGEEDPDFIVERNATDDDVWDGDSLGTYDPTLDLSNYKYPSVELLRRYDNADLPINMEEQSANKNRIIETLENYGIKISSIKATVGPTITLYEIVPEPGVRISKIRNLEDDIALSLAALGIRIIAPIPGKGTIGIEVPNKDPQMVSMQSIIASRKFQETKFDLPIALGKTITNEIFMVDLCKMPHVLVAGATGQGKSVGLNAIITSLLYKKHPSQLKFVLVDPKKVEFNIYSNIERHFLAKLPDGEDAIITDVTKVVNTLKSITIEMDSRYDLLQKAHVRNIKEYNDKFINRKLNPEKGHRYMPYIVVIIDEFGDLIMTAGKEVELPIARIAQLARAVGIHMIIATQRPSTNIITGTIKANFPARVAFRVSSMIDSRTILDCPGANQLIGRGDLLFSQGSDLIRVQCAFVDTPEVEGIADYIGNQRGYPNAYYLPEYVGEESSSNAAGIDLNDRDPMFEEAARLIVIHQQGSTSLIQRKMSLGYNRAGRIMDQLEAAGVVGPFEGSKARQVLLTDEVQLENHLKNML; encoded by the coding sequence ATGGCCAAAAAGAAACCCGAAAAAAAAGCGGTTACAGCTCAGGTACCACCGCTTGTCGATAAGATTAAACAGTTATGCAACAGTGAGATTACACATTTTGTGATAGGCTTATTGCTGTTCGTGTTTGATGTACTGTTAATAGTGTCATTCATCTCCTTCTTCTATACCGGTGCTGCTGACCAAAGTAAACTGGAAAATAAGACGTTGTTTGAATTGATAAAAGTGAAAAACGGCATTGAAAACTGGGCGGGTTCCAGTGGCGCATTCCTGTCTAATTTTTTCCTGAACCGGACTTTCGGCGTTTCTTCTTTCTTTTTAGTATATTTTCTGGCGCTCACGTCGCTAAATCTGATGAAAGCCCAACAGTTTCGCCTCTTCAGGCATTTTGCATTTAGTACGGTCGGACTGATTTGGGGCTCTCTGTTTTTCGGTTTCTTTTTTGTGGATACCACGGACAGTTCGTTCCTGTATCTTGGCGGTTCTCATGGATTTTATATGAGCGAATTGCTTCAGGCGAATGTGGGCTGGATTGGAACCTGTCTGATCATTGTTTTTACTTTCCTTTTGGCGTTAATCGTGGTAAATGCCGATACCATACCCTTCCTCCGTAAGATTTTTGGGCTCTCTTTTATTCCCAAAAGAGATAAAAAAGAGGCACCACAGGAAGCTGCAGCTTCAGAATCTGTGTTTTCACAACCGGTTGCGGAGGAAAAAGCAGCTCCGGCTTCTGTCGTTCAGCCTCCTGCATATATTCCGAAACCCGATTTGCAGGATGAGGACGAAATGGCAGAACCCTGGATTTCCCAGGGGCAGGTGGATGACTTCGTGGTGGAAGCTCCTTTTCAGGAAGAGACTGTTTTGCCACAGGCAGGAGAGGAGGATCCTGATTTTATTGTTGAGCGCAATGCGACCGACGATGATGTGTGGGATGGCGATTCGTTGGGAACCTATGACCCGACTCTGGATTTGTCCAACTACAAATACCCGTCCGTTGAGTTGCTGAGACGTTACGATAATGCTGATCTGCCCATCAATATGGAAGAACAGTCGGCCAATAAAAACCGCATTATCGAAACGCTGGAAAACTACGGCATTAAAATCAGCTCCATCAAAGCGACCGTTGGCCCTACCATCACGCTTTATGAGATTGTACCCGAACCGGGTGTCCGTATTTCCAAAATCCGAAACCTGGAGGATGATATTGCTTTGAGTCTTGCTGCATTGGGAATCCGTATCATTGCTCCGATTCCGGGTAAAGGAACCATTGGTATCGAGGTACCGAATAAGGATCCGCAAATGGTTTCGATGCAGTCTATCATTGCCTCCCGCAAATTCCAGGAGACGAAGTTTGATTTGCCTATTGCGTTGGGGAAAACCATTACCAACGAAATCTTTATGGTTGACCTTTGCAAAATGCCTCACGTGCTAGTGGCAGGGGCAACCGGTCAGGGTAAATCAGTCGGTCTGAATGCGATTATTACTTCGTTGCTCTATAAGAAACACCCGTCACAACTGAAGTTTGTGCTGGTTGACCCGAAAAAGGTAGAGTTTAATATCTACTCAAATATCGAGCGTCACTTCCTGGCTAAACTGCCCGACGGGGAGGATGCCATTATTACCGATGTAACCAAAGTGGTGAATACTCTCAAGTCGATTACGATTGAGATGGATAGCCGCTATGATTTGTTGCAAAAGGCTCATGTGCGTAACATCAAGGAATACAACGATAAATTCATCAACCGCAAGCTGAATCCGGAAAAAGGGCACCGCTATATGCCGTATATCGTGGTGATTATCGACGAGTTTGGTGACCTGATTATGACCGCCGGTAAAGAGGTGGAATTGCCGATTGCCCGTATTGCCCAGCTGGCACGTGCGGTAGGCATTCACATGATTATCGCGACACAGCGTCCATCTACCAACATCATTACCGGTACCATCAAGGCGAATTTCCCGGCGCGTGTTGCCTTCCGGGTATCGTCCATGATTGACTCACGTACTATTCTGGATTGTCCGGGAGCTAACCAGTTGATCGGTCGTGGTGACTTGCTTTTCTCTCAGGGTAGCGATTTGATTCGCGTGCAATGTGCTTTTGTCGATACGCCGGAAGTGGAAGGGATTGCCGATTATATTGGGAATCAACGCGGTTATCCGAATGCGTATTACCTGCCGGAATATGTGGGCGAAGAGAGCAGTAGCAATGCAGCAGGTATTGATTTGAATGACCGGGATCCGATGTTTGAAGAGGCAGCCCGTTTGATCGTCATTCATCAGCAGGGGTCAACCTCTCTCATTCAGCGTAAAATGTCATTGGGTTATAACCGTGCAGGCCGTATCATGGACCAATTGGAAGCAGCCGGAGTGGTTGGTCCGTTTGAAGGAAGCAAAGCCCGTCAGGTGTTATTGACCGATGAAGTCCAACTGGAGAACCATTTAAAGAATATGCTTTAA
- a CDS encoding LolA family protein: MKKQVVLVLGFIISIFSLSAQQNPKAVAVLDEAHATYEKAGGVSADFTVKVTNKKAKQNESYSGKVIMKGNKFKYTSEDVEMWFDGKNQWVLNKESDEVNLSTPTPAELDAINPTVLFQIYKRGYTCKYSGEKKVGGKSVDVVDLIPANTKKEIEKITVQIDKNQHTLTSIFIQNKNQSSQLITIKNYKSGLNHADNLFVFNKKQYPKAEVIDLR, from the coding sequence ATGAAAAAACAGGTAGTTTTAGTATTGGGATTTATTATCTCTATTTTTTCGTTATCAGCTCAACAAAATCCGAAAGCAGTGGCCGTATTGGATGAAGCTCATGCCACTTATGAAAAGGCGGGAGGGGTTTCGGCGGATTTTACAGTAAAAGTAACCAACAAAAAGGCGAAACAAAACGAGTCTTACAGTGGTAAGGTGATTATGAAAGGTAATAAATTCAAATATACCTCCGAGGATGTGGAGATGTGGTTTGACGGAAAGAACCAGTGGGTGCTTAATAAAGAAAGTGACGAAGTCAATCTTTCTACCCCGACTCCTGCTGAATTGGATGCGATTAATCCAACAGTCCTGTTCCAGATTTATAAAAGAGGATATACCTGTAAATATTCAGGCGAGAAGAAGGTGGGTGGAAAATCGGTAGATGTAGTTGACCTGATTCCTGCGAATACCAAAAAGGAGATTGAAAAAATCACTGTCCAGATTGATAAAAACCAACACACACTGACTTCTATCTTTATCCAGAATAAAAATCAGAGCAGCCAGCTGATTACGATTAAAAACTACAAAAGCGGCTTGAATCATGCTGACAACCTGTTTGTTTTCAATAAAAAACAGTACCCTAAAGCTGAAGTAATTGATTTAAGATAA
- the murB gene encoding UDP-N-acetylmuramate dehydrogenase — MKIEENYSLLPHNTFHLQANARFFIEYNSVGELVEVLALPWIKEYPVFHIGGGSNLLFKGDYKGVILHSSVKGMEKIGEDEESVLVKVGSGEVWDDVVAFTVEAGWYGAENLSLIPGETGAAAVQNIGAYGIELKDIVDSVEAVERSTGKIRIFNNAECEYAYRESIFKKELKDQYIITHVVLRLQKKQQFHLEYGNIQSELAKYDTVTLTNVRQTIIAIRESKLPDTDKLGNAGSFFMNPYVALPKYLNLKQEYPQMPHYPVSDDLVKVPAAWLIEQCGWKGREWGGAGVHDKQCLVLVNRGGALASDIVDLAANIQTSVKEKFDIDITPEVIYI; from the coding sequence ATTAAGATAGAAGAAAACTACTCGTTACTCCCTCATAATACCTTTCATTTGCAGGCTAATGCCCGGTTTTTTATTGAGTACAACTCCGTTGGAGAATTGGTTGAAGTATTGGCTTTACCCTGGATAAAAGAATATCCGGTTTTCCATATTGGCGGTGGTAGTAATCTCTTATTTAAAGGTGATTATAAGGGAGTCATCCTTCATTCGTCTGTAAAAGGGATGGAGAAGATTGGAGAAGATGAAGAATCGGTCCTGGTAAAAGTCGGTTCAGGTGAGGTTTGGGACGATGTGGTAGCTTTTACGGTTGAGGCCGGATGGTACGGCGCAGAAAATTTGTCACTTATTCCCGGCGAAACGGGAGCAGCGGCAGTCCAGAATATTGGCGCTTATGGCATCGAGTTGAAAGATATTGTCGATTCGGTAGAAGCTGTCGAAAGGAGTACAGGGAAAATCCGGATTTTCAATAATGCCGAATGTGAATATGCCTATCGCGAAAGTATTTTCAAGAAAGAGCTGAAAGACCAGTACATCATAACGCACGTAGTTCTCCGACTGCAAAAGAAACAGCAGTTTCACCTGGAATATGGAAATATCCAGTCTGAATTGGCGAAATATGACACCGTGACATTGACGAATGTACGTCAAACCATTATCGCAATCCGCGAAAGTAAATTGCCGGATACAGACAAATTAGGCAATGCCGGTAGCTTTTTCATGAATCCTTATGTCGCCTTGCCGAAATATCTGAATCTCAAGCAGGAATATCCGCAGATGCCGCACTATCCGGTATCGGATGATCTGGTCAAAGTGCCGGCAGCATGGCTGATCGAGCAATGCGGCTGGAAAGGTCGGGAATGGGGCGGTGCCGGTGTTCATGACAAGCAATGCCTGGTTTTGGTTAACCGCGGAGGAGCTCTGGCTTCCGATATTGTAGATCTCGCAGCCAATATTCAGACATCCGTAAAAGAGAAGTTTGACATTGACATAACCCCCGAAGTGATTTATATATGA